ACCAGCCCTGTTTATCTGGTCAATTGCGCGCGCCCCGCTGTCAGTTCCTGTGGGTGAAGCCGCCAGCTGGCTGGTGCATCTGCTGTTTCCAGACTGGGCCAATGGCGTTGAGCTGGAAGGCACGCAACTGACACTGGTCACCAACTTGCAATTCATGCACGAAAGCGGCCAGCGTGCGATTCTTACGCCAAGTGTTGAAGTCCTCAATTACACCTACGGCCTGCCCCTTCTGGTTGCCTTGCTGATAGCCTCCAACGCACCCGGGCTGTGGTGGAAGGCGCCGCTTGGGGCATTGATTCTGATCCCCTTCCAGTTATGGGGAATCGCCTT
This sequence is a window from Halopseudomonas salegens. Protein-coding genes within it:
- a CDS encoding exosortase H-associated membrane protein; the encoded protein is MSTRDSGIANFFIRILIFLGPALFIWSIARAPLSVPVGEAASWLVHLLFPDWANGVELEGTQLTLVTNLQFMHESGQRAILTPSVEVLNYTYGLPLLVALLIASNAPGLWWKAPLGALILIPFQLWGIAFAWLVAIAIHAQDATQAITGYGPAQQNFFATAYQLGTLIMPTLVPIIVWILFERDFANNLVKAKHSESTSPEAEQ